From one Salinibacterium hongtaonis genomic stretch:
- the galT gene encoding galactose-1-phosphate uridylyltransferase yields the protein MAPITKTVTTLADGRELIYFDDSGTTLSGERAIDGRALDPRPTTATMRQDVLTGDWISVAAARQNRAFLPPADQDPLAPASETNPSEIPSNYDVAVFENRSPSFGPALGDADALGLGFDRTAPAYGRCEVVCFSPEPEGSFGTQTPSRARTVIEAWADRTAALSALEGIQQVFPFENRGREIGVTLEHPHGQIYAYPYVTPRTQRLMASIDQLGADLFERVLASERASERVVLSGEHWTAYVPFAARWPLEVHLLPHRHVADLAETNEAERHELSHLYLRLLRGIDAIYDTPTPYIAAWHQAPVHSHRDSIRLHLELTSPRRAADRLKYLAGSEAAMGAWIADVSPEHSAELVRAGIARADAARTPPSPHGAALSGTMAPPAEGRTA from the coding sequence ATGGCCCCAATCACCAAGACGGTCACCACGCTCGCCGATGGCCGCGAACTGATCTACTTCGATGACTCCGGCACGACCCTCTCGGGTGAGCGCGCAATCGACGGCCGCGCGCTCGACCCGCGGCCCACGACGGCAACCATGCGACAGGATGTTCTCACGGGCGATTGGATCTCCGTGGCGGCAGCACGGCAGAATCGTGCGTTTCTGCCGCCGGCCGATCAGGACCCGCTTGCCCCGGCATCCGAAACAAACCCGAGCGAGATCCCCAGCAACTACGACGTGGCCGTCTTCGAAAACCGATCCCCGTCGTTCGGCCCCGCACTCGGAGACGCGGACGCCCTGGGGCTGGGCTTCGACCGCACGGCGCCGGCCTATGGCCGCTGCGAGGTGGTGTGCTTCAGCCCAGAGCCCGAGGGATCATTCGGCACCCAGACCCCGTCGAGGGCGCGCACGGTGATCGAGGCATGGGCAGACCGCACCGCCGCCCTCTCGGCACTTGAGGGCATTCAGCAGGTTTTTCCGTTCGAGAACCGGGGCCGCGAGATCGGCGTGACGCTTGAGCATCCGCACGGTCAGATCTATGCCTATCCGTATGTGACCCCGCGAACCCAGAGGCTCATGGCGTCGATCGACCAGCTGGGGGCTGACCTTTTTGAACGGGTTCTCGCCAGTGAGCGCGCCTCGGAGCGGGTTGTGCTGAGCGGCGAACACTGGACGGCCTACGTGCCGTTTGCGGCCCGCTGGCCGCTCGAGGTGCACCTGCTGCCGCACCGGCACGTGGCCGACCTGGCCGAAACGAACGAGGCCGAACGCCACGAGCTCTCACACCTGTATCTGAGGCTACTGCGGGGCATCGACGCGATCTACGACACCCCCACCCCCTACATCGCCGCGTGGCATCAGGCTCCTGTGCATTCGCACCGCGACAGCATCCGTCTGCACCTCGAACTGACCTCCCCGCGCAGGGCAGCAGATCGCCTCAAATACCTGGCAGGCTCGGAGGCGGCGATGGGCGCCTGGATCGCCGATGTTTCGCCCGAGCACTCTGCCGAGCTCGTGCGGGCAGGCATCGCACGAGCCGACGCGGCACGCACTCCCCCCTCGCCCCACGGTGCCGCCCTCTCCGGCACCATGGCACCCCCAGCAGAAGGACGCACCGCGTGA
- a CDS encoding phosphoribosylanthranilate isomerase — protein MFVKICGLREERHVETCLEERVDAIGFVLTPSPRFVAPERARHLVNLVDDAALTVGVFRDETVDEIERLAEAAGVGAVQVHGQRTRAELAKLTRPDRKLIRAVSFDDPSIEENWGEDMLLVDAPHPGSGQAWDYASMAASLTRRDGTYSVETGEGPARRWILAGGLTPENVAAAIEAANPWGVDVSSGVEASPGVKSSQLIREFMAAAR, from the coding sequence ATGTTCGTCAAAATCTGCGGCCTCCGCGAAGAGCGGCACGTTGAGACGTGCCTTGAAGAACGAGTGGATGCGATCGGCTTCGTCCTTACGCCGAGCCCCCGATTCGTGGCACCGGAGCGAGCTCGCCACCTGGTGAATCTCGTCGACGACGCCGCTCTGACCGTCGGAGTGTTTCGCGACGAAACAGTGGACGAGATCGAGCGCCTCGCCGAGGCAGCCGGCGTGGGAGCCGTCCAGGTGCACGGCCAGCGCACGCGGGCAGAGCTCGCCAAGCTCACCCGACCGGACCGCAAACTCATCAGGGCCGTCAGCTTCGATGACCCCAGCATCGAAGAGAACTGGGGCGAGGACATGCTGCTCGTCGATGCCCCCCACCCCGGTTCAGGTCAGGCCTGGGACTACGCCTCGATGGCGGCGTCCCTCACTCGCCGCGACGGCACCTACAGCGTCGAAACGGGCGAAGGACCCGCCCGCCGGTGGATTCTCGCCGGCGGCCTCACCCCCGAGAACGTTGCCGCAGCGATCGAAGCCGCCAACCCTTGGGGCGTCGATGTATCCAGTGGGGTCGAAGCATCCCCCGGGGTTAAATCGTCGCAGCTCATTCGCGAGTTCATGGCCGCAGCGCGCTAA
- a CDS encoding MarR family winged helix-turn-helix transcriptional regulator: MTEASDRVSRIQQEWRRERPDLDASPQGVIGRLHRLAAHLTHELGTVYERHGLTEGEFDVLAALRRAGAPFERAPSELAHHTMVTTGAMTKRIDRLEKAGLVARRRSETDGRGRVIALTPHGREVIDGAMTEHMDNERSLLDPLSAEQVAELESLLISWLSRFDD; the protein is encoded by the coding sequence ATGACCGAAGCATCCGACCGCGTCAGCAGAATTCAACAGGAATGGCGGCGCGAAAGGCCCGACCTCGACGCGTCGCCCCAGGGGGTTATCGGGCGGCTTCATCGACTCGCGGCCCACCTCACGCACGAACTCGGGACCGTTTATGAACGGCACGGCCTCACCGAGGGCGAGTTTGATGTTCTCGCTGCGCTGCGTAGAGCGGGGGCTCCATTCGAGCGCGCGCCGAGCGAACTCGCCCACCACACCATGGTCACCACCGGTGCCATGACCAAGCGCATCGACCGGCTCGAGAAGGCTGGCCTCGTCGCTCGCCGCAGGAGTGAGACGGATGGCCGGGGCCGGGTCATCGCGCTCACGCCGCACGGACGAGAGGTAATTGATGGTGCGATGACCGAGCACATGGACAACGAGCGCAGCCTGCTCGACCCCCTCAGTGCCGAGCAGGTGGCAGAGCTTGAATCCCTGCTCATCTCCTGGCTTTCGCGGTTCGACGACTAA
- a CDS encoding SHOCT domain-containing protein — MSLLQNFWDLIVWFLWIFVFVAYLMALFSIIADLFRDRELSGWWKAVWLLFLFVVPFLTALVYLIARGRGMAERQYEQVAQAQSATDNYIRTVAGSNPSDEIATAKSLLDSGAITPTEYETLKARALSHASQ; from the coding sequence GTGAGCCTCTTGCAAAACTTCTGGGACCTGATCGTCTGGTTCCTCTGGATTTTCGTTTTTGTCGCCTACCTCATGGCCTTGTTCTCGATCATCGCCGACCTGTTTCGCGACCGAGAACTCAGCGGATGGTGGAAGGCAGTCTGGCTGCTCTTTCTCTTCGTCGTGCCGTTCCTCACCGCCCTCGTCTACCTCATTGCCCGAGGCCGTGGCATGGCCGAGCGCCAATATGAGCAGGTCGCCCAGGCGCAGTCCGCCACCGACAACTACATCCGCACCGTGGCCGGCTCAAACCCCTCCGATGAGATCGCGACGGCGAAGTCCCTGCTCGACAGCGGCGCGATCACCCCAACCGAATACGAGACGCTCAAGGCCAGGGCCCTCTCCCACGCCTCGCAGTGA
- a CDS encoding aldose 1-epimerase family protein produces MRAPTGGQFELSRTGNTGHVRAIITELAASLRVLEVDGVAVTQPYSVDTLPPFGCGIVLAPWPNRVADGVWSHDGVERQLDITEPDRHNAIHGLLRNAPYTVVERSDSAITLAATVFPQHGYPFLLETSVRYELVDHGMRVTHSATNRSAEAAPVAFGVHPFFRVGDAPVEDLVLTSSATSRLETDARLNPVGEVTTEATDYDLRAGRRVGDLELDDAFGGLVPVDGLIRTTLRAPDGSVVELWQEPDWAWIQVFTTRSFPSMSGEGGTGSTSEQTLAVAIEPMTAPPNAFNSGLGVRWLAEDETWSTSWGVSYVGAGASAEPGPVA; encoded by the coding sequence ATGCGCGCGCCTACAGGAGGACAATTCGAACTCTCGCGGACGGGCAACACGGGGCACGTTCGGGCAATCATAACGGAGCTCGCGGCGTCGCTCAGGGTGCTCGAGGTCGATGGTGTTGCGGTCACTCAGCCGTACTCGGTCGACACCCTGCCGCCCTTCGGCTGCGGCATTGTTCTGGCGCCGTGGCCCAACCGTGTTGCCGACGGAGTCTGGAGTCACGACGGTGTCGAGCGCCAGCTCGATATCACCGAACCCGATCGCCATAACGCGATTCACGGGCTGTTGCGCAATGCGCCTTATACGGTTGTCGAACGTTCTGATTCGGCGATCACGTTGGCGGCCACGGTGTTCCCCCAGCACGGTTACCCCTTCTTGCTTGAGACGTCGGTGCGGTACGAGCTCGTCGACCACGGCATGCGGGTCACACACTCAGCCACCAACCGGTCTGCCGAGGCAGCGCCCGTTGCCTTTGGTGTGCATCCCTTCTTTCGCGTGGGTGACGCGCCGGTCGAGGACCTCGTGCTCACCTCCTCTGCCACCTCGCGGCTCGAGACGGATGCTCGGCTCAACCCCGTCGGTGAGGTCACCACGGAGGCAACCGACTATGACCTGCGGGCGGGTCGTCGCGTCGGCGACCTCGAGCTGGATGACGCGTTTGGGGGGCTGGTCCCCGTCGATGGGCTCATCCGCACAACGCTGAGGGCACCGGACGGCAGCGTCGTCGAGCTTTGGCAAGAGCCGGACTGGGCCTGGATTCAGGTCTTCACGACGCGGTCGTTCCCCAGCATGAGCGGCGAGGGCGGCACCGGCAGCACAAGCGAACAGACGCTCGCCGTGGCGATTGAGCCGATGACTGCTCCGCCGAACGCGTTCAACAGCGGGTTGGGTGTTCGTTGGCTGGCCGAGGACGAAACCTGGTCGACCTCCTGGGGTGTCTCTTATGTCGGTGCGGGCGCCAGCGCTGAGCCGGGGCCCGTGGCGTGA
- a CDS encoding bifunctional methylenetetrahydrofolate dehydrogenase/methenyltetrahydrofolate cyclohydrolase, translating to MTATVLDGVATASAVKAELAGRIAALKAKGITPGLGTLLVGDDPGSRSYVAGKHRDCAEVGIESIRVDLPATATDADVLAAIADLNANPAVTGYIVQLPLPQGLDEHAALEAIDPAKDADGLHPTNLGRLVLGIEGELDSPLPCTPAGIVEMLQRYDVPISGKHVTVVGRGLTVGRPLGLLFTRKGLDATVTLTHSRTVDLAAEVRRADIVVAAVGVAHLIKPDWIKPGAAVLDVGITRVQDEETGKGKLTGDVDPAVAEVAGYLSPNPGGVGPMTRAMLLANVVKAAERDAR from the coding sequence ATGACTGCAACCGTTCTCGACGGCGTCGCGACGGCATCCGCCGTCAAGGCAGAGCTCGCTGGCCGCATCGCCGCCCTCAAGGCGAAGGGCATTACGCCCGGGCTCGGCACGCTGCTCGTGGGCGACGACCCCGGGTCGCGGTCGTACGTTGCGGGCAAGCACCGCGACTGTGCCGAGGTGGGCATCGAGTCGATTCGCGTCGATCTGCCCGCGACGGCGACGGATGCCGACGTGCTCGCCGCGATCGCCGATCTGAACGCAAACCCCGCCGTGACGGGCTACATTGTTCAGCTCCCGCTGCCTCAGGGGCTCGACGAGCACGCCGCTCTTGAGGCCATTGACCCCGCTAAGGATGCCGACGGCCTGCACCCCACAAACCTTGGTCGGTTGGTTCTCGGCATCGAAGGCGAGCTCGATTCGCCCCTGCCGTGCACCCCGGCGGGCATCGTCGAGATGCTGCAGCGCTATGACGTGCCGATTAGCGGAAAGCACGTTACTGTCGTGGGCCGCGGCCTCACCGTCGGTCGCCCGCTCGGCCTGCTCTTCACCCGCAAGGGTTTGGATGCCACGGTCACCCTCACGCATTCGCGCACGGTCGACCTGGCCGCGGAGGTGCGCCGCGCCGACATCGTCGTTGCCGCCGTCGGTGTCGCCCATCTGATCAAGCCCGACTGGATCAAGCCGGGTGCTGCCGTGCTCGACGTTGGCATCACGCGAGTGCAGGACGAAGAGACCGGCAAGGGCAAGCTCACGGGCGACGTCGACCCGGCCGTTGCCGAGGTTGCTGGCTACCTCTCGCCGAACCCGGGTGGGGTCGGGCCGATGACCCGTGCGATGCTGCTTGCCAACGTGGTCAAGGCCGCGGAGCGAGACGCCCGCTAG
- the glyA gene encoding serine hydroxymethyltransferase, with product MNDKLPSTFTDPLSSVDPEIAAVLEQELGRQRGTLEMIASENFVSRAILEAQGSVLTNKYAEGYPGRRYYGGCEFVDIAEDLARDRAKALFGAGYANVQPHSGAQANAAVLMALASPGDRILGLELAHGGHLTHGMKLNFSGKLYDANSYGVNPETNLVDMDIVRDQALAVKPAVIIAGWSAYPRQLDFAAFRAIADEVGAKLWVDMAHFAGLVATGLHPSPVPYADVVSSTAHKTLAGPRSGFILTNDLETHKKINSAVFPGQQGGPLMHVIAAKATAFKLAAEEEFKDRQERTVRGARILAERLMKDDAKAAGIDLLTGGTDVHLVLVDLRTSEIHGKDAEDILHSVGITVNRNSVPNDPRPPLTPSGVRIGTPALATRGFGDEEFTEVADIIATALMPNPDIESLRARVQRLADGFPLYPGLQSPGTWA from the coding sequence GTGAACGACAAACTTCCCTCCACCTTCACCGACCCGCTGTCGAGTGTTGACCCCGAGATCGCCGCTGTGCTCGAGCAGGAGCTCGGCCGCCAGCGCGGAACACTCGAGATGATCGCGAGCGAGAACTTCGTTTCGCGTGCCATTCTCGAGGCGCAGGGTTCAGTACTCACCAACAAGTACGCCGAGGGTTACCCCGGCCGTCGCTACTACGGCGGGTGTGAATTCGTCGACATCGCCGAGGACCTGGCCCGCGACCGTGCCAAGGCGCTCTTTGGAGCCGGCTACGCCAATGTGCAGCCCCACTCCGGCGCCCAGGCCAACGCTGCAGTGCTCATGGCACTCGCCTCGCCCGGCGACCGCATCCTGGGTCTCGAGCTTGCCCACGGTGGTCACCTCACCCACGGCATGAAGCTCAACTTCTCGGGCAAGCTCTACGACGCCAACTCTTACGGCGTGAACCCCGAGACCAACCTCGTCGACATGGATATCGTGCGCGACCAGGCGCTCGCGGTGAAGCCCGCCGTGATCATCGCCGGATGGTCGGCCTACCCCCGCCAGCTCGACTTCGCTGCCTTCCGCGCGATCGCCGACGAGGTCGGCGCCAAGCTCTGGGTCGACATGGCGCACTTCGCCGGACTCGTTGCTACGGGCCTGCACCCGTCGCCCGTGCCCTACGCGGATGTTGTCAGCAGCACCGCGCACAAGACTCTTGCTGGTCCGCGCTCCGGGTTCATCCTCACCAATGATCTTGAGACGCACAAGAAGATCAACTCCGCTGTGTTCCCCGGACAGCAGGGTGGGCCGCTCATGCACGTGATCGCCGCCAAGGCGACCGCGTTCAAGCTGGCCGCAGAGGAGGAGTTCAAGGACCGTCAGGAGCGCACCGTTCGCGGCGCCCGCATCCTCGCCGAGCGCCTCATGAAGGACGACGCCAAGGCTGCCGGCATCGACCTGCTCACGGGGGGAACGGATGTTCACCTCGTGCTCGTGGACCTGCGCACGTCGGAGATCCACGGCAAGGATGCCGAAGACATCCTGCACTCGGTCGGCATCACCGTGAACCGCAACTCCGTGCCCAACGACCCCCGCCCGCCGCTCACGCCCTCTGGCGTTCGCATCGGCACCCCGGCGCTCGCAACCCGCGGCTTCGGCGACGAGGAGTTCACCGAGGTGGCCGACATCATCGCGACCGCCCTCATGCCGAACCCCGACATCGAGTCGCTGCGTGCACGCGTGCAGAGGCTCGCCGACGGATTCCCCCTCTACCCGGGCCTTCAGAGCCCCGGTACCTGGGCCTAA
- the galK gene encoding galactokinase, whose translation MSDIRDDARSGFAEVFDTEATGVWSAPGRVNLIGEHTDYNEGYVLPFAITRRTIVALGLRDDTMIRVASAFADEVAEIDISELSPEKLTGWAAYPLGVAWALGQHGADLGAVPGVDLFIESDVPVGAGLSSSAAIESAVALALNDVWQLGLDRPALAQVGQLAENKAVGAPTGIMDQSASLLGERDAAVFLDCRSMVAEIVPLRLADAGLAIVVIDTGVSHSHADGGYSERRASCERGARMLGVAALRDLSVDDLDRARQILDDTTFRRVRHIVTENQRVLDTVEALRTTGPRSIGELLDASHESLRDDFEISVAELDLAVETAQANGAIGARMTGGGFGGAAIALAPLDAVSRIQVAIDGAFAEHGFGQPEMFVVSASHGAVRE comes from the coding sequence GTGAGCGACATCAGAGACGACGCACGATCGGGCTTCGCCGAAGTCTTCGACACCGAAGCAACAGGGGTGTGGTCGGCGCCAGGCAGAGTCAACCTCATCGGCGAGCACACCGACTACAACGAGGGCTATGTGCTGCCCTTTGCGATCACGAGGCGAACCATCGTTGCGCTCGGCCTGCGCGACGACACGATGATTAGGGTTGCCAGCGCCTTTGCCGACGAGGTCGCCGAGATCGACATTTCCGAGCTGAGCCCCGAGAAGCTCACGGGCTGGGCGGCTTACCCGCTGGGCGTCGCGTGGGCACTCGGCCAGCACGGCGCCGATCTTGGTGCGGTGCCCGGAGTCGACCTTTTCATCGAATCCGATGTGCCCGTTGGGGCTGGTCTCTCCTCCTCGGCAGCAATCGAAAGCGCCGTGGCCCTCGCCCTCAACGACGTCTGGCAGCTTGGGTTGGACCGCCCCGCGCTCGCTCAGGTTGGTCAGCTCGCCGAGAATAAAGCTGTCGGAGCGCCCACGGGAATCATGGACCAGTCTGCTTCGCTCCTCGGCGAGCGCGATGCCGCCGTCTTTCTCGACTGTCGCAGCATGGTCGCCGAAATCGTTCCGCTCCGCCTGGCCGACGCCGGGCTCGCGATTGTGGTCATCGACACGGGCGTTAGCCACAGTCACGCCGATGGCGGTTACTCGGAGCGCCGGGCATCGTGCGAGCGGGGAGCCAGGATGCTCGGCGTTGCCGCCCTGCGCGATCTGAGCGTGGACGACCTCGACCGTGCGCGCCAGATTCTCGACGACACCACGTTTCGGCGGGTGCGCCACATCGTCACCGAGAACCAGCGGGTTCTCGACACAGTCGAGGCGCTGCGCACGACGGGACCGCGATCCATCGGCGAGCTGCTCGACGCGTCGCACGAATCGCTCCGCGATGACTTCGAGATCTCCGTGGCCGAACTGGATCTCGCGGTCGAGACCGCGCAGGCCAACGGGGCCATAGGCGCCAGGATGACCGGCGGCGGATTCGGCGGGGCGGCGATCGCGCTCGCTCCCCTCGATGCCGTGTCGCGCATCCAGGTTGCCATTGACGGCGCTTTTGCCGAGCACGGTTTTGGGCAACCTGAGATGTTTGTCGTAAGCGCCTCCCATGGAGCAGTGAGAGAGTAG
- a CDS encoding phage holin family protein — translation MIRFLLHILVSLIAAAAGLLIAAWLIDGVKLTPSGFITAVVIFAIAQGVLGPWVFNLARRFASAIMGGIGLVTTLIALLVASAFSGGLSIEGFTSWALATLVVWFVTALGGWILGYFLINRRVDKKRASV, via the coding sequence GTGATTCGGTTCTTACTGCACATCCTGGTCAGCCTCATCGCCGCGGCGGCGGGTCTGCTCATCGCCGCCTGGCTTATTGACGGCGTGAAGCTCACCCCCAGCGGGTTCATCACCGCCGTCGTGATCTTTGCGATCGCCCAGGGGGTGCTGGGGCCGTGGGTGTTCAACCTCGCCCGCAGGTTCGCTTCGGCCATCATGGGCGGAATCGGGCTCGTGACAACGCTCATCGCATTGCTCGTCGCCTCGGCGTTTTCGGGTGGCCTCTCGATCGAGGGCTTCACGAGTTGGGCTCTTGCGACGCTCGTTGTGTGGTTCGTTACGGCGCTCGGCGGCTGGATTTTGGGCTACTTTCTCATCAATCGCCGGGTCGATAAGAAGCGGGCGTCTGTCTAG
- a CDS encoding DMT family transporter, whose protein sequence is MENKLRWVLLTAVAPISWGTTYYLTYLYLPADAPLWGAIIRALPAGLVLLAIRPRLPRGVWWWRAGVLGVLNMGTFFALVYVAAQLLPSSIATTVMATSPLFLMVLAWPMIRERPQILQLTGAVLGIAGVALMVLTGASGINLAGVAASLSAIAISSVGHILAKKWTTDIDVISVTSWQLIAGGLVLLPVAGFIEGAPPALDLPAILTFAYLSIVATALAYAAWFTGLKHLTAGTVGLIGLLNPVVGVLLGVIVAGDILELRQLLGLVLVVVGILLGQPIVKQLLGARQKRLQRGAEGEPQGIRDGSGTKTDG, encoded by the coding sequence GTGGAAAATAAATTGCGGTGGGTTCTCCTCACGGCCGTCGCCCCAATCTCGTGGGGAACGACCTACTACCTCACCTACCTCTACCTTCCGGCGGACGCTCCGCTCTGGGGAGCCATCATCCGCGCGCTTCCGGCCGGGCTCGTTCTGCTGGCGATTCGACCCCGGCTCCCCCGCGGAGTGTGGTGGTGGCGGGCAGGCGTGCTCGGGGTGCTCAACATGGGCACGTTCTTTGCCCTCGTTTACGTAGCGGCCCAGCTATTGCCCAGCAGCATCGCGACCACAGTCATGGCGACATCTCCCCTCTTTCTCATGGTTCTGGCGTGGCCCATGATCCGCGAACGCCCCCAGATACTGCAGCTCACGGGGGCGGTGCTCGGCATCGCCGGAGTGGCGCTGATGGTGTTGACGGGAGCATCCGGAATCAATCTCGCCGGAGTCGCCGCGTCCCTGAGCGCCATCGCCATTTCGTCGGTCGGCCACATCCTCGCCAAAAAGTGGACCACCGATATCGACGTGATCAGCGTGACTTCGTGGCAGCTCATCGCGGGAGGCCTCGTGCTGCTGCCCGTCGCTGGCTTCATCGAAGGCGCACCGCCGGCGCTCGATCTGCCCGCAATTCTCACCTTCGCCTACCTCTCCATCGTGGCGACGGCGCTGGCCTATGCCGCCTGGTTCACGGGGCTCAAACACCTCACCGCGGGAACGGTCGGCCTGATCGGGCTGCTCAACCCCGTCGTCGGGGTGCTGCTCGGTGTCATCGTCGCCGGAGACATCCTGGAGCTTCGCCAGTTGCTCGGTCTGGTCCTCGTCGTAGTGGGAATCCTGCTCGGTCAGCCCATCGTTAAGCAGCTGCTCGGGGCGCGGCAGAAGCGCCTACAGCGAGGCGCCGAAGGCGAGCCCCAGGGCATACGTGATGGCAGCGGCACCAAAACCGATGGCTAG
- a CDS encoding DedA family protein, translated as MLPALFGIDFLDADWLIHWFGPFVLLGVAAVVFVETGVIVLSFLPGDSLLFTVGLLTATGFIGLPIGVTVLVIFVAAFAGDQMAYAIGRKAGPAVFKREQSRLFNPANVERTNEFFEKHGGKAIIIARFLPIFRAFVPVAAGVGRMPWRHFALFNLIGAFLWGVGLTLVGFFLGQIDFVAEYSEYFIIGIVLLSGIPILRELYKGGRTAIANRRAHAAADKVAAVVAEATDADADADADVQPR; from the coding sequence ATGCTCCCCGCCCTCTTCGGCATCGACTTTCTCGACGCCGACTGGCTCATCCACTGGTTCGGACCGTTCGTTCTCCTCGGGGTTGCCGCCGTGGTCTTCGTCGAAACCGGCGTTATCGTGCTCTCGTTCCTGCCGGGAGACTCTCTGCTCTTCACGGTGGGTCTCCTTACGGCAACCGGCTTCATCGGCCTGCCCATCGGCGTCACCGTGCTCGTCATCTTCGTTGCCGCTTTCGCCGGCGACCAGATGGCCTATGCGATCGGACGCAAGGCCGGCCCCGCCGTGTTCAAGCGCGAGCAAAGCCGCCTCTTCAACCCCGCCAACGTTGAGCGCACCAACGAGTTCTTCGAGAAGCACGGCGGCAAGGCGATCATCATCGCCCGGTTCCTGCCCATCTTTCGTGCGTTCGTGCCCGTCGCGGCTGGCGTCGGACGCATGCCGTGGCGACACTTCGCCCTCTTTAACCTGATCGGCGCCTTCCTGTGGGGCGTCGGGCTCACCCTCGTTGGCTTCTTTCTCGGGCAGATCGATTTTGTCGCCGAATACTCCGAGTACTTCATCATCGGCATCGTGCTGCTCTCGGGCATTCCGATCCTGCGCGAGCTCTACAAGGGCGGGCGCACCGCTATCGCCAACCGGCGGGCACACGCTGCGGCCGACAAGGTCGCCGCGGTGGTAGCAGAAGCAACGGATGCCGACGCGGACGCCGACGCGGACGTTCAGCCCCGCTGA
- a CDS encoding VIT1/CCC1 transporter family protein: MNERTSAPSRAQIRRWRRYLADERAEASVYRDLASRRDGEEKQILLALAEAEARHEKHWLDLLGDQVGSPRKGALRTRALGWMARRFGSVFVLALAQRAEARSPYESDADATAMMAADERIHGEVVRGLAARGRAQLSGSFRAAVFGANDGLVSNLALVMGIGATGVSTPVILATGVAGLLAGALSMAAGEYVSVKSQRELLRATQPDLSARDVVPMLDVNANELALIYRARGMTTKEAAIKAAQVLASAGTPATGEVVVIDDHEAVGSATGAALSSFCFFASGAVLPILPYIFGLQGFAAVVAAAIIVGLALLATGAIVGLLSGGPPLRRALRQLAIGFGAAAITYALGLAFGASL; the protein is encoded by the coding sequence GTGAACGAGAGAACTTCGGCTCCGTCGAGAGCTCAGATACGTCGGTGGCGCCGCTATCTCGCCGACGAGCGCGCGGAGGCCTCGGTCTATCGCGATTTGGCGTCGCGTCGGGATGGCGAAGAGAAGCAGATCCTGCTCGCCCTGGCCGAAGCGGAGGCGCGCCACGAGAAGCACTGGCTCGACCTTCTGGGTGACCAGGTCGGCTCGCCCCGCAAGGGCGCATTGCGCACGCGGGCCCTCGGCTGGATGGCGCGCAGGTTCGGCTCTGTCTTCGTTTTGGCTCTCGCGCAGAGGGCAGAGGCCAGGTCTCCTTATGAGTCGGATGCCGACGCCACGGCCATGATGGCCGCCGACGAGCGCATTCATGGCGAGGTCGTGCGCGGTCTCGCGGCCCGCGGACGCGCCCAGCTCTCCGGCAGTTTTCGCGCTGCCGTTTTTGGCGCCAACGACGGCCTCGTCTCGAACCTCGCGCTCGTGATGGGCATCGGGGCGACCGGGGTTTCGACCCCCGTCATTCTGGCGACCGGCGTCGCGGGGCTCCTCGCCGGCGCGCTGTCGATGGCCGCGGGCGAATACGTCTCGGTCAAGTCGCAGCGAGAACTGCTGAGGGCAACCCAGCCAGACCTGAGTGCTCGCGACGTTGTGCCCATGCTCGATGTCAACGCCAATGAACTCGCGCTGATCTACCGGGCTCGTGGCATGACGACCAAGGAGGCAGCTATTAAGGCGGCCCAGGTTCTGGCTTCAGCTGGCACGCCCGCGACCGGAGAGGTTGTCGTGATCGACGATCACGAGGCGGTCGGCTCGGCGACGGGGGCGGCGCTCTCAAGCTTTTGCTTCTTCGCCTCGGGTGCGGTTCTGCCGATTCTGCCCTACATCTTCGGCCTTCAGGGGTTTGCCGCCGTTGTGGCCGCCGCAATCATCGTGGGGCTCGCGCTGTTGGCGACGGGCGCGATCGTGGGGCTGCTCTCGGGCGGCCCGCCGCTTCGACGGGCGCTCCGACAGCTAGCCATCGGTTTTGGTGCCGCTGCCATCACGTATGCCCTGGGGCTCGCCTTCGGCGCCTCGCTGTAG